A part of Onthophagus taurus isolate NC chromosome 7, IU_Otau_3.0, whole genome shotgun sequence genomic DNA contains:
- the LOC111422868 gene encoding uncharacterized protein codes for MNNYKFVNLFCALVLFWSFRISHCEVVGKNKTARLFGSLFGGDPPCTGCPPHFCDDDPAVIYGYCCGCAQFYQYLPIRCSSSVHCPLNGYELCERFDYMMRCCCGR; via the exons ATGAACAACTACAAGTTTGTTAATCTATTTTGTGCGTTGGTGCTTTTTTGGAGTTTTCGAATTTCTCATTGTGAAGTtgttggtaaaaataaaacggcaagactat ttgGATCTTTATTTGGTGGAGATCCTCCGTGTACTGGTTGCCCACCGCATTTTTGTGACGACGATCCCGCTGTTATCTATGGCTATTGTTGTGGTTGCGCCCAATTCTatc AATACCTACCTATAAGATGTTCATCAAGTGTTCATTGTCCTTTAAATGGATATGAACTATGTGAGAGATTCGATTATATGATGAGATGTTGTTGTGGACGATAA